A genomic segment from Neisseria perflava encodes:
- a CDS encoding CopD family protein: MYLWFKLLHIFFVISWFAGLFYLPRIYVNLAQLEPGSVEYVRLTDMSRRLYRFMSPLGWGTLIFGAAIGFVNNWWGNGWLAVKLLCGLLLLAYQLYCGLLLRRFQNGSNVYSHRWYRVFNELPVLMMVAALYMVVFKPF, encoded by the coding sequence ATGTATTTGTGGTTTAAGCTGTTACACATATTTTTTGTGATTTCTTGGTTTGCCGGACTGTTTTATCTGCCGCGGATTTATGTGAATCTGGCGCAATTAGAGCCTGGTAGCGTGGAATATGTACGGCTGACGGATATGTCGCGCAGGCTGTACCGCTTTATGTCGCCTTTGGGCTGGGGAACGCTGATATTTGGCGCGGCCATCGGGTTTGTAAATAATTGGTGGGGCAACGGCTGGCTGGCGGTTAAATTATTGTGCGGCCTGCTGCTCTTGGCTTACCAGCTTTATTGCGGTCTGCTGCTGCGCCGTTTTCAAAACGGTAGCAATGTGTATTCGCACCGCTGGTATCGGGTATTCAACGAACTCCCCGTATTGATGATGGTGGCCGCGCTTTATATGGTGGTTTTCAAGCCGTTTTAA
- a CDS encoding CYTH domain-containing protein — protein sequence MTVEIERRFLLADDSWREAASEPLVLQQGYLSVEKERTIRVRIIGSQAWLTLKGYISDMTRSEFEYEIPLAHAQAMMADMCPFKMEKYRYRVEFEGFVYEIDEYFGDNAPLIVAEIELPSEDTEFPKPSWLGQEITSDGKFTNAYLSKHPYSSWTE from the coding sequence ATGACGGTCGAAATCGAACGCCGCTTTTTGCTGGCGGATGACAGTTGGCGCGAAGCGGCAAGCGAGCCGCTGGTGTTGCAACAGGGCTATTTGAGCGTGGAAAAAGAGCGCACCATCCGCGTGCGGATTATCGGTTCGCAAGCATGGCTGACCCTGAAAGGCTATATTTCCGACATGACGCGCAGCGAGTTTGAATACGAAATCCCGTTGGCTCACGCGCAAGCAATGATGGCGGACATGTGCCCGTTTAAAATGGAAAAATACCGCTATCGGGTCGAATTTGAAGGCTTTGTATATGAAATCGATGAATATTTCGGCGACAATGCACCATTGATTGTGGCGGAAATTGAATTGCCGTCTGAAGATACCGAGTTCCCCAAACCGTCTTGGCTGGGTCAGGAAATCACGTCAGACGGGAAATTCACCAATGCGTATCTGAGCAAACATCCGTATTCGTCTTGGACGGAATAA
- a CDS encoding GIY-YIG nuclease family protein translates to MNAENWCVYLILCENGAFYCGISNRPQERFAAHLSGKGAKYTRLNKPVEMHIVSDGLTKSEALKREIGIKKLTAEQKRGLWTEAETLAKG, encoded by the coding sequence ATGAACGCGGAAAATTGGTGTGTTTATCTGATTTTGTGCGAAAACGGCGCGTTTTATTGCGGCATCAGCAACCGTCCGCAAGAGCGGTTTGCGGCGCACTTGTCAGGAAAAGGCGCAAAATACACGCGTTTGAACAAGCCTGTCGAGATGCACATCGTTTCAGACGGCCTGACTAAAAGTGAGGCGCTGAAACGGGAAATCGGGATTAAGAAATTGACGGCGGAGCAGAAGCGGGGATTGTGGACTGAAGCTGAAACCTTGGCAAAAGGCTAA
- a CDS encoding NAD(P)-dependent oxidoreductase, which translates to MKIAVIGATGYVGNAVVQELAGRGHEVTAFARNADKVFQAQNVAAVSADVNAADFADKLAGFDAVVSAFNPGWTNPNIGADFTRGANNIVEAAKAAQVPYLLIVGGAGSLYVAPGLQVIDTPDFPKEIFDGANAARHLLAELLPRRDVNWSFVSPPARLGADGGFSEDKTGKYRLGKDDLLMDGEIPAGISVADLAVAIADDAENKAHLFERFTVAAV; encoded by the coding sequence ATGAAAATCGCAGTCATCGGTGCAACAGGTTATGTCGGCAACGCAGTCGTGCAAGAACTGGCAGGCCGCGGTCATGAAGTAACCGCTTTCGCCCGCAATGCAGACAAAGTGTTCCAAGCGCAAAATGTTGCCGCTGTCTCCGCAGATGTTAACGCGGCGGACTTCGCCGACAAGCTGGCAGGCTTTGACGCCGTGGTCAGCGCGTTCAATCCCGGCTGGACCAATCCCAACATCGGCGCGGATTTTACACGCGGCGCAAACAACATCGTCGAAGCGGCAAAAGCGGCGCAAGTGCCGTATCTCTTGATTGTCGGCGGCGCAGGCAGCCTGTATGTGGCACCCGGTTTGCAAGTTATCGATACGCCCGACTTCCCGAAAGAAATTTTCGACGGCGCCAATGCCGCACGCCATCTCTTGGCAGAACTCCTGCCGCGCCGCGATGTGAACTGGTCTTTCGTTTCCCCTCCGGCACGACTGGGCGCGGACGGCGGTTTCAGCGAAGACAAAACCGGCAAATACCGCTTGGGCAAAGACGATTTGCTGATGGACGGTGAAATTCCGGCAGGCATCAGCGTGGCCGATTTGGCAGTCGCCATCGCCGACGATGCGGAAAACAAAGCGCATTTGTTTGAACGCTTTACTGTCGCCGCCGTTTAA
- a CDS encoding PH domain-containing protein: MTSYIESSLGRGERIVYKAQVSWFSQFWRIFFGILLLMWVIGIVFIVFAVLNVMTTELALTNKRVIAKFGFIRRQTIEININRIESISVNQGFWGRIFNYGSVVVRGTGGSHAPIPYIARPMEFRQQFNDFIDNEIGGGSKNQIELKPPAV, from the coding sequence ATGACAAGTTATATTGAAAGCTCTTTAGGGCGAGGTGAACGTATTGTTTATAAAGCGCAAGTATCGTGGTTTTCCCAATTCTGGAGGATTTTTTTCGGTATCCTGCTGTTGATGTGGGTAATCGGTATCGTATTTATAGTGTTCGCGGTATTGAATGTAATGACAACCGAGCTTGCTTTAACTAACAAAAGGGTTATCGCTAAGTTTGGCTTTATCCGCCGGCAAACAATTGAGATAAATATCAACCGTATCGAAAGTATTTCGGTAAATCAAGGTTTTTGGGGCAGGATTTTCAATTATGGCTCCGTAGTGGTCAGAGGGACGGGCGGCAGTCATGCTCCGATTCCTTATATCGCACGACCAATGGAGTTCCGTCAACAATTCAATGATTTTATAGATAACGAAATTGGTGGTGGCTCGAAAAATCAAATTGAATTAAAACCGCCTGCCGTTTGA
- a CDS encoding helix-turn-helix domain-containing protein gives MSKISVLIGIKIREIRKQSNINQESLALLADIDRSYMGRIERGEVNITVDKLYQLSSALNCSVHDLLPDDLEIKNT, from the coding sequence ATGAGTAAAATCAGTGTTTTGATAGGTATAAAAATCCGAGAAATCCGCAAACAGTCCAATATCAACCAAGAAAGCTTAGCCTTACTTGCCGATATAGACAGAAGCTATATGGGTAGAATAGAAAGGGGGGAGGTCAACATAACGGTTGATAAACTATATCAACTGTCTTCTGCTTTAAACTGTTCCGTACACGACTTACTACCGGATGATTTGGAAATTAAAAATACCTGA
- a CDS encoding LysR family transcriptional regulator yields MQDIKPLLVFAAVLEHGSMNAAAVALGMTPSAVSQHINRLETLHGIKLLNRSTRSLAPTDAGRALGEYCRRLAATLSDTRTVIDNLKTEPVGELRISLTSTVIESRAFQTAFSRLQTEFPKIRPVLNFSDTLDDLQHNQTDIAIRGGDRALDDPNLVARHLVTWPYIICAAPDYLDRHPPITHPAQLHAYRWLHFLPVRTTLQNGEENYFLDIADSIACTHLAAVCSLTESGFGLSLQVGGEVREKIAQGRLKSVLPEWTLPPVSLYLVTPYRVQSAKTEATVRIFTESFAKEGDL; encoded by the coding sequence ATGCAAGACATCAAACCCCTGCTCGTTTTCGCCGCCGTCCTCGAACACGGCAGCATGAACGCCGCCGCTGTCGCGCTGGGCATGACGCCGTCGGCGGTCAGCCAGCACATCAACCGCCTCGAAACCCTGCACGGCATCAAGCTGTTAAACCGCAGCACGCGCAGTCTTGCGCCGACCGATGCCGGCCGTGCCTTGGGCGAATACTGCCGCCGCCTCGCCGCTACCTTGTCCGATACGCGCACCGTTATCGACAATCTGAAAACCGAACCCGTCGGTGAATTGCGGATTTCCCTGACTTCTACAGTTATTGAATCCCGCGCTTTTCAGACGGCCTTTTCGCGATTGCAAACCGAGTTCCCAAAAATCCGTCCCGTCCTTAATTTCAGCGATACTTTGGACGACCTGCAACACAATCAGACCGACATCGCCATACGCGGCGGCGACCGGGCTTTGGATGATCCCAACTTGGTTGCGCGCCATCTCGTAACTTGGCCGTACATCATTTGCGCCGCTCCTGATTATCTCGACCGGCATCCGCCCATTACCCATCCCGCGCAGCTTCATGCGTACCGCTGGCTGCATTTTTTACCTGTCCGCACGACCTTGCAAAATGGTGAAGAAAACTATTTTCTCGATATTGCCGACAGCATTGCCTGTACGCATCTTGCCGCCGTGTGCAGCCTGACCGAAAGCGGTTTCGGGTTGTCGTTGCAAGTGGGCGGCGAAGTTCGGGAGAAAATTGCCCAAGGCCGTCTGAAAAGCGTTTTACCCGAATGGACATTGCCGCCGGTCAGCCTTTATTTGGTCACACCTTATCGTGTGCAGTCTGCCAAAACCGAAGCCACCGTGCGCATTTTTACCGAGAGTTTTGCCAAGGAAGGGGATTTATGA
- a CDS encoding c-type cytochrome, which yields MNKLLIAAMMMAGLTACSQEAKQETQEAAQAVASEVKNEAASAADTTASAAQEAADKVEAAASKAEEAAKPEEAAKPEEKAEAPAAEAKPAESAKVDGKAVFEANCKACHGGLIPGAPAVGKKEDWAPRIKQGKDTLHKHALEGFNSMPAKGGNGSLSDDEVKAAVDYMANESGAKF from the coding sequence ATGAACAAATTACTGATTGCCGCAATGATGATGGCTGGTTTGACAGCTTGTTCCCAAGAGGCTAAACAGGAGACACAAGAGGCTGCTCAAGCCGTTGCATCTGAAGTGAAAAACGAAGCCGCTTCTGCTGCCGATACGACTGCATCTGCCGCTCAAGAAGCTGCCGATAAGGTTGAAGCCGCTGCCAGCAAAGCAGAGGAAGCTGCCAAGCCTGAAGAAGCCGCCAAGCCCGAAGAGAAAGCCGAAGCACCTGCCGCTGAAGCCAAGCCTGCCGAATCCGCCAAAGTGGACGGCAAAGCTGTTTTTGAAGCGAACTGTAAAGCGTGCCACGGCGGCTTGATTCCCGGCGCTCCGGCTGTAGGCAAAAAAGAAGACTGGGCGCCTCGCATTAAACAAGGCAAAGACACCTTGCACAAACACGCCCTCGAAGGCTTCAATTCCATGCCTGCCAAAGGCGGCAACGGCAGCTTAAGCGACGACGAAGTGAAAGCCGCAGTTGACTACATGGCCAACGAATCCGGCGCTAAATTCTAA
- the ubiG gene encoding bifunctional 2-polyprenyl-6-hydroxyphenol methylase/3-demethylubiquinol 3-O-methyltransferase UbiG produces MSNQHDNVDAGEIAKFSQIADKWWDKNGEFKPLHDINPLRLDYIDGYAGLAGKRVLDVGCGGGILSESMAKRGAEHVTGIDMAEKSLQTAAAHAASQHVANIDYRCIRVEDLAAEEPHSFDVVTCMEMMEHVPDPSAIVQACAKLVKPDGMVFFSTINRNPKSYLHLIVGAEYLLKFVPKGTHDWKKFITPAELARMCRQAGLDTVGSKGMTYNLLSGRYSLCDSTEVNYMVTCRPA; encoded by the coding sequence ATGAGCAATCAACACGACAACGTAGATGCCGGCGAAATCGCCAAGTTCAGCCAAATCGCCGACAAATGGTGGGATAAAAACGGCGAATTCAAGCCCCTGCATGACATCAACCCCTTACGCCTCGACTATATCGACGGCTATGCCGGATTGGCAGGCAAACGCGTGCTGGATGTAGGCTGTGGCGGCGGTATTTTGTCGGAGAGCATGGCCAAACGCGGCGCAGAACACGTTACCGGCATCGATATGGCGGAAAAATCCCTGCAAACCGCCGCTGCCCATGCGGCCAGCCAACACGTTGCCAATATTGATTACCGCTGCATCCGCGTCGAAGACCTCGCTGCCGAAGAGCCGCACAGCTTTGACGTGGTAACGTGTATGGAAATGATGGAACACGTTCCCGATCCGTCTGCCATCGTTCAAGCCTGCGCGAAACTGGTCAAACCCGACGGCATGGTGTTTTTCTCCACCATCAACCGCAATCCCAAATCTTATCTGCATCTGATTGTCGGCGCAGAATATCTGTTGAAATTCGTCCCCAAAGGCACGCACGACTGGAAAAAATTCATCACGCCGGCAGAACTCGCGCGCATGTGCCGCCAAGCCGGATTGGATACCGTCGGCAGCAAGGGCATGACCTATAATTTGTTGAGCGGCCGTTATTCCTTGTGCGACTCGACCGAGGTTAACTATATGGTGACCTGTCGTCCGGCGTAA